The Radiobacillus deserti genomic interval CACCGCACCCAATATCTGCAGCAAGAGATATAGACGGGAAATCAATATGACGAGAGAGTAAATCCTTCCAAGAAGAATCCGCTGTCCGGGTCGTATAGCTTGTTTTTATATCCTTGGAATGAAAATTGATAGGCATGGACTCGTTACTCCATTCTATTTAGTTTTTTGGAACAGCTTGATTAATGCTTGTGTACCGCTGTTTTCATTGCCTTCAGCAGCTAGTTTTTCATAGAGCGAAAGGGACAATTCTAATCCAGGAGTGGATAGTCCAAGCTCTTTAGCTGATTCTAAAGCTATTTTCATGTCTTTTATAAAGTGTTTCACATAAAAGCCTGGGTCATAGTTATCCGCAATCATTCTTGGAGCTAGGTTACTAAGGGACCAGCTACCGGCGGCACCTGTTGTGATACTATCCAAGACTTTACTAGGATTAAGACCAGCTTTCTGCGCGTAGGTAACCGCTTCACAGACACCAATCATGTTCGATGCGATTGTAATCTGATTGCTCATTTTTGTATGCTGACCGGAACCAGCAGGACCTTGTAATTGAATATTTTCACCCATTAATTCAAATATTGGTAGCATATCCTCGAATACCTTTTCTTCTCCACCTACCATAATGGCCAATGTTCCATTACGAGCTCCTAAATCTCCACCAGATACAGGTGCATCCAAAGCAAAGAGGTCCTTTATTTTAGCTTTTTCGAAAATTTCTTTCGCTAAGGACGGTTTCGATGTTGTCATATCAATTAAATAGGAACCAGGTCTCGCGTGGTTTAACAGTCCTTCTTCCCCTAAATACACTTCTTCTACATCTGATGGGTACCCAACGATGGTAATGATGACGTCTGATTCCTTAGCTAGTTCTTTTACAGAATCCTTCCACGTGGCTCCTTGTTGAAGGAGTGACTTAGCTCTACTCTTGGTTCGTGTGAACACGTTTAATTGGTAGCCTGCTTGAATTAAATGAGCAGCCATACTGCCACCCATTACTCCTGTACCAATGAATCCAATCGTTTTCTTTTGTGTGCTCATATTCGTTCCCCCTTATGTAAGAATTGTAATTCTACAAGTAGACTGTAAAATCCTCTTTAAAGAAGTGCTTATTAACGGTAAAAGGTGTGGACTGTATGATCGGATACTTCATATTGATGGTGAGGCTTCTCATTTTTAAACACTAAGCATGCTTTTTCATCAATTCCATATCCTATAGGTACTTGTAGCCTTTCTATTCCTTTTATTAAATGTTCTTGATCATTCCATTGGCTAAAGTGAACGCTAATTGCTACGTTTGGACATAAACCTAATCCATCCCCAATCCACGGTAATTCGTCGTCTGTATCATGTGGGGACAAGAGTACTTTATCTGGCATAATGAGTGCACCAGCTGAATTTCCTCCGATTGGTGTTCCCTCACGGTATTTTTGAATAATAGCATCCTTTATTGGCGATTTAACATAGCAATCGTAGTATGTTTTTGTATGGCCACCACCAATAAAAACACCAGTAGCTTGGTCTATGGTATCTAGTATTTCTTTAACATTTGATAAAGTATTTGGGTTTAAGACAATCGTGTAAATTTGGCTCAGTTCAAGATCCCAATATTTCGTATAGTTTGGGAGATAGTCTTCCCAACCTTCCCGGTAGATGATGAGTAAGGCGATGGAAGCCTTTTGTCCCCCGGCTCTTTGTAAAAAAGCTTTCATTGCTTCCGGTTGCTCTAATTTTCCGCCTAACATATAAAGGTAACGATCCGACACGGTTGGTCCTCCTTTTGTTTTCCGGTAGTGGAGATAGGTTCTTGGCACATGCATGTGCTACATTTTACATGATGTTACCATAAGGCGAAATCATTTACATCTTCTACTTGGTCATTTACGATAAAGACACTTGTGTATATGGGGGAGAACGGAATGGAATGGATGTATAAGCGTTTTGACGAATTAACAGCTCTGGAGCTTTATCAAATTATAAAAGCAAGGATCGACGTCTTTGTTGTGGAGCAGGACTGTCCTTATCCAGAATTAGACAACCATGATCAAGCAGCGGTCCATTTATATTTACATCATGATAAAGATATCGTGGCATATGCCAGATTGTTGCCGCCAGGGTCCACGTATTGTCAGGCGTCTATTGGGAGAGTATTGGTTCATTCCAATTACCGCGGAGGTGGATATGGGAAAGAGCTATTGATACGCTCGATTGATTACATCATAAATGAGTGGCAAGAGAAAGAGATAAAGATTCAAGGTCAGGAATATTTGCGGAGATTTTATGGTTCCTTTGGCTTTGAAGAAATTTCGGACGTGTACTTAGAGGATGGTATTCCTCACGTCGATATGCTGTTAAAAAAGTAAGAGACCATTTACCGTCATTTCCATAATCTAATTCTATTGAGCGATTTATTTGCGGTTATACTAATATTGCCCCATAAAGACAAAATGTCAGGAGGCGATACAACATGATTAGCCGTGATGAGGTCGATCAATGTAAAGCTAGGCTTATGGAGCGTCGAGGTGAGTTAAGTCAAGTACTAGATGATCACTTTGGAACAAAGTTTGAGTTAATTAAGGAGTCTGTAAGTGAGTTGTCGAACTACGATAACCATCCTGGTGACCATGGAACAGAGCTTTATGAGCGAGAAAAGGATATTGCTTTAAATGATCACCATGAGCAGGAATGGCAAGATATAAATCATGCCCTCGAGAAAATTGAAAATGGGACGTATGGTCAATGTGAAGAATGTGGACAAGACATTCCTGTTGAACGATTGTATGCATTACCAACGGCAACCCGTTGTATTCGACATTCGCAAGAACAAAATATTTCAACGAACCGTCCTGTTGAGGAAGATGTTATTCACCCAAGTATTACAGAAATGGAATCCTCTGTGGATGAGGAGGAATCAACAGTATTTGATCCAGAAGATGCGTGGCAACGAGTTAGTTCATGGGGGACTTCTGAAACGCCATCTGACTTTTATAATACAGATAAAAATTTTAATGATATGTTCTTCCATTCGGGAGAGATGATTGGGAGTGCCGAAGAAATTGAAGGGTTCATAATTACAGACATGGAAGGTAATTATGATGGGGTAAACCTAGACCATGAAATGTATGAAGACTATTTGGACCAGAATGAGGTCAGTAGTATATTGTATAGCTAACTAAAAGGGGACGTGTATGCGTCCTCTTTTTTTCGGTTTAAAAGAAACCTTTTATTCTGTATCATCGTATATAGAAGATATAAGAGGAGGATGTACTAATGTCAGAGCATAAGGGTTGCATGAAATGTGGAAGCACAGATGCAGGTCAAAAGGAAGTATCCATGAGTGGGACAGGATTATCCAAGATGTTTGATGTCCAGCATAATCAATTCATTGTTGTTTTTTGCAAACAATGTGGATATTCAGAGTTTTACAATAAGCAAAGCTCCACAGGTAGTAACATTTTAGATTTATTTTTTGGGTGAATAGTAAAAGGATGGGCGTCAGATGACGCCCATCCTTTTCCATTTATATGAATACCCTCTGGAGAAAAAAGGGGGGGAGACCCCAGAGGGTAGGTTCACGTGTTATTGTTGTTGACTTTGCTCTTGATTTTGCTCTCCTAGAGTTAGTGATGTTTTTTGTTTTTGTCCATCCCGATAATACGTAATCTCGATTTTATCTCCAATTTCGGTGCTACCATAAAGGTATTGCTTTAAATCCATCATGTTGGTAATTGCATGATCATTAATTTTTGTAATGACATCGTATTTCTTTAAGGATGCTTCATCAGCTGGAGAGTTTACTTGCACCTGTGCAATGACTACTCCATCAGTTACGTCTTCCCCAAGCTTTAAGGTTTGTTGTTTGTTTCTTTCTGGAACGGTACTAAGTGCCACTGCACTAATTCCAATGAATGGACGATCCACGTGACCATTCTCTTCTAATTGTTGAATGATTGGTTTTGCAGTATCCATTGGAATAGCAAATCCAATTCCTTCAACAGCTTCTTGTGCAATCTTCATAGAGTTAATTCCAACTACTTCCCCGTTCGCGTTAATCAAAGCACCACCACTATTACCTGGGTTAATGGCTGCATCGGTTTGAATAACTTCAGTTGTCCAGTCTGCCTGACCATCTGAGTTTAGATCCATTTCTACCGAGCGATTTAACCCACTAATAATGCCTTTTGTTACAGAACCAGCGAATTCCGTGCCAAGTGGATTTCCGATTGCGATTACGGTTTGTCCAACTTCTAAGCTACTAGAAGAGCCGAGGTTGGCTACCTGTTTCACCTTGCTACCGTCCATTTCTAAGACAGCTAAATCACTAAGTTCATCTCCACCTAATAGCTTAGCCTGTACTTTGTCCCCGTTCGCCATAACGACTTCTAGTTCATTAGCACCTTCAACTACGTGATAGTTTGTGACGACATAGGCTTTGCCATCTTCTTTTTTATAAATCACACCAGAACCTGTGCCCGATGCTTCTGATTCACTCCATAAACTAGTATTCTGGATGTTTGATACGCCGACTACTGCTTCTGTATTTTGTTGAATTGCTTGTTGAATGGATGTCGCATCATCCTCCGATGATAATGTTTGAACGACATCGCTTGAAGCTACGGACTCTTCATTCGATTGACTAGTTTGTGCGGATGGAGTGGTTTCGTTATCATGATCTAAAGGTATAACACCTGTAGTAATTAAACCTGTTCCAACAGCTGCTACAACTAAACCACCAACT includes:
- a CDS encoding NAD(P)-dependent oxidoreductase, whose amino-acid sequence is MSTQKKTIGFIGTGVMGGSMAAHLIQAGYQLNVFTRTKSRAKSLLQQGATWKDSVKELAKESDVIITIVGYPSDVEEVYLGEEGLLNHARPGSYLIDMTTSKPSLAKEIFEKAKIKDLFALDAPVSGGDLGARNGTLAIMVGGEEKVFEDMLPIFELMGENIQLQGPAGSGQHTKMSNQITIASNMIGVCEAVTYAQKAGLNPSKVLDSITTGAAGSWSLSNLAPRMIADNYDPGFYVKHFIKDMKIALESAKELGLSTPGLELSLSLYEKLAAEGNENSGTQALIKLFQKTK
- a CDS encoding Type 1 glutamine amidotransferase-like domain-containing protein — encoded protein: MSDRYLYMLGGKLEQPEAMKAFLQRAGGQKASIALLIIYREGWEDYLPNYTKYWDLELSQIYTIVLNPNTLSNVKEILDTIDQATGVFIGGGHTKTYYDCYVKSPIKDAIIQKYREGTPIGGNSAGALIMPDKVLLSPHDTDDELPWIGDGLGLCPNVAISVHFSQWNDQEHLIKGIERLQVPIGYGIDEKACLVFKNEKPHHQYEVSDHTVHTFYR
- a CDS encoding GNAT family N-acetyltransferase: MEWMYKRFDELTALELYQIIKARIDVFVVEQDCPYPELDNHDQAAVHLYLHHDKDIVAYARLLPPGSTYCQASIGRVLVHSNYRGGGYGKELLIRSIDYIINEWQEKEIKIQGQEYLRRFYGSFGFEEISDVYLEDGIPHVDMLLKK
- a CDS encoding TraR/DksA C4-type zinc finger protein, yielding MISRDEVDQCKARLMERRGELSQVLDDHFGTKFELIKESVSELSNYDNHPGDHGTELYEREKDIALNDHHEQEWQDINHALEKIENGTYGQCEECGQDIPVERLYALPTATRCIRHSQEQNISTNRPVEEDVIHPSITEMESSVDEEESTVFDPEDAWQRVSSWGTSETPSDFYNTDKNFNDMFFHSGEMIGSAEEIEGFIITDMEGNYDGVNLDHEMYEDYLDQNEVSSILYS
- a CDS encoding zinc ribbon domain-containing protein, whose protein sequence is MSEHKGCMKCGSTDAGQKEVSMSGTGLSKMFDVQHNQFIVVFCKQCGYSEFYNKQSSTGSNILDLFFG
- a CDS encoding S1C family serine protease — protein: MDYKDHENHENSNLQSYDENTTNQPVEEEEQVEETYSTSSAPSEELKPPKKDKGRSSSTFKMLLSSVVGGLVVAAVGTGLITTGVIPLDHDNETTPSAQTSQSNEESVASSDVVQTLSSEDDATSIQQAIQQNTEAVVGVSNIQNTSLWSESEASGTGSGVIYKKEDGKAYVVTNYHVVEGANELEVVMANGDKVQAKLLGGDELSDLAVLEMDGSKVKQVANLGSSSSLEVGQTVIAIGNPLGTEFAGSVTKGIISGLNRSVEMDLNSDGQADWTTEVIQTDAAINPGNSGGALINANGEVVGINSMKIAQEAVEGIGFAIPMDTAKPIIQQLEENGHVDRPFIGISAVALSTVPERNKQQTLKLGEDVTDGVVIAQVQVNSPADEASLKKYDVITKINDHAITNMMDLKQYLYGSTEIGDKIEITYYRDGQKQKTSLTLGEQNQEQSQQQ